The sequence GTGGTGCGGGGCGGCGTAGGTGATCTCCACGGTGACCGTGTCGCCCGGCCGGACCGGCTCGGCGGGCCGGGTGAAGTGCACCAGCCGGTTGTCCGGGGCGCGGCCGGAGAGCCGGTCGGTCCGGTCGTCCTTCTTGCCCTCGCCCTCGGCGACCAGGATCTCCAGGACACGGCCGACCTGCTTCTTGTTCTCGTCCCAGGAGATCTCCTCCTGGAGCGCGATCAGCCGGTCGTAGCGGGCCTGGACGACCGCCTTCGGGACCTGCTCGTCCATCTCGGCGGCCGGGGTTCCCGGGCGCTTGGAGTACTGGAAGGTGAAGGCGTTGGTGAAGCGGGCCTCGCGGACGACCTTCATGGTCTCCTCGAAGTCCTCCTCGGTCTCGCCGGGGAAGCCCACGATGATGTCGGTGGAGATGGCGGCGTCCGGCATCGCCTCCCGCACCTTGCGGATGATGCCCAGGAAGCGGTCCTGCCGGTAGGAGCGGCGCATCGCCTTGAGGACCCGGTCCGAGCCCGACTGCAGCGGCATGTGCAGCTGGTGCATCACGTTCGGGGTCTCGGCCATAGCGGCGATCACGTCGTCCGTGAAGTCGCGCGGGTGCGGCGAGGTGAAGCGGATCCGCTCCAGGCCCTCGATCTGCCCGGCGGCGCGCAGCAGCTTGGAGAACGCCTCGCGGTCGCCCAGGTCGGAGCCGTAGGCGTTGACGTTCTGGCCGAGCAGGGTCACCTCGATGACGCCCTCGCCGACCAGCGCCTCGATCTCGGCGAGGACGTCGCCGGGCCGGCGGTCCTCCTCCTTGCCGCGCAGCGCGGGGACGATGCAGAAGGTGCAGGTGTTGTTGCAGCCGACCGAGATCGCGACCCAGGCGGCGTACGCGGACTCCCGGCGGGTGGGCAGGGTGGAGGGGAAGGTCTCCAGGGACTCCAGGATCTCGACCTGGGCCTTGCGCTCGACCGCGGCCCGCTCCAGCAGCGCCGGCAGGTGGCCGATGTTGTGGGTGCCGAACACCACGTCGACCCAGGGGGCCTTGGCGACGATGGTGTCCCGGTCCTTCTGGGCCAGGCAGCCGCCGACGGCGATCTGCATGCCCTTGTGGCGGGTCTTGACCGGGGCCAGCTGTCCGAGGTTGCCGTACAGCTTGTTGTCGGCGTTCTCCCGCACCGCGCAGGTGTTGAAGACCACCAGGTCGGGGTCGCCCTCCTGGCCCGCCTTGACGTACCCGGCGTCCTCCAGCAACCCGGAGAGCCGCTCCGAGTCGTGGACGTTCATCTGGCAGCCGTACGTGACGACCTTGTAGCTCTTGGATCCGCTGTCACCGCTCACCCGACCAGGGTACGGGCAGCGCCCGCCGTGCTTCCCCGCGCTTCCCCCTCCCGTTCGCCGCGGGCGCCTGGCACTATCCCTCCATGGCCTCCCGCACCTCCTCCCGACTCGGCACCGCCGCGCGCCGACCGCTGTGGCGGATCGTGGCGGCGCTCGTCCTGGTGCTGGCCGGCCTGGGCGGCTGGTGGCTGTCGGAGAGCCGCTCCCCCGGCTACCCGCGCGGCGAGACCCGCCTGGCCACCGGTGTCCAGCGCGGGGTGTACGACCGGTACGGACAGCTGCTGGACGCCCAGCTGGCCAGGGCGATGCCCGGGGTCCGGCTGGAGCTCGACAACTCCGAGGGCTCGATCGACAACCTCCGCCGGGTCACCTCCGGCCGGGACGACTTCGCGATAGCCACCGCGGACGCCGTGGCCCAGTACACCGGCCCCGGCCGGGAGAAGCTGCGGGCCATCGCCCGGCTCTACGACGACTACCTGCAGCTGATCGTGCCGGCCGACTCCCCGGTGCGCCGGGCCTCCGACCTCAAGGGCCTGCGGGTCGGCGTCGGCCAGCCGCTCTCGGGCGTCAACCTGGTCACCCGGCGGCTGCTGGCCGCGGCCGGGCTGGACCCGGACCACGACATCGTCCAGGCCCCGCTGGGCATCGGCGACGCCGCCGACGGGTTGCGGCGCGGGGAGGTGGACGCCTTCTTCTGGTCCGGCGGCCTGCCGACCAGCGCGCTCACCGACCTGTCCGAGCACGTCCGGATCCGGATCGTGCCGCTGGGCGACCTGGCCGAGTCGGTCCACAAGGTCGAGGGCGGCGGCACCGACGCCTACCGGGCGGCCACCATGCCCAAGGGCACCTACCCCAACGCCGAGCCCCAGGACGCGGTCGCCACCGTCGCCGTGCCCAACCTGCTGATCACCCGCGCCGACGTGGACGACGACCTGGTCCAGGGCATCACCCGCGCCGTGATCGACAGCCGCGACCAGATCGGCGCCCAGGTCCACGCCGCCCAGCTGGTCGACCTGCGCACCGCCGTCTACACCGACCCGCTCCCGCTGCACGAGGGTGCCGCCCGCTACTACCGCTCGGTCAAGCCCTGACCCTCGGGCCGGACCCCGGTCCGCGGGCCGGGCCCTGACCCCCGGGCCGGACCGGGTCCGGCCCCGGCGCCCCGCCCCTCAGCCGCGCTTGTCGGCGGCGCGGGGGACGGCGAGGGTCACGGCGAGGCCGTGCGGGACGGCGGTGCCGAACGTGAGCGAGCCGCCGGCGGCCTGGAGCAGGGTGGTGGCGATCGACAGGCCGAGACCCGAGCCGTCCACGTTCTGGTGGCGGGTGCTGCGCCAGAAGCGGTCGCCGGCCCGGGCCAGCTCCTCCTCGGTGAGGCCCGGCCCCTGGTCCGAGACGGTCACCGCGACCTCCTCGCGGCGCACCGCGACCAGCACCCGCACCCGGCTGCCGGGCGGGCCGAACTTGAGCGCGTTGTCGACCACCGCGTCCAGCGCGCTGCCGAAGCCGATCGGGTCGGCCAGGCCGAGCGCCAGTGCCGGGCCCTCCCAGACCAGCTCGATCCCGCGCTGCCCGGCCAGCGGACGCCAGGCGTCCACCCGGGCCAGGGTGAGCACGGCCAGGTCGGTGGGCTCGGGTTCGGGGCGGGCGTGCTCGGCGGTGGCCAGCCCGAGCAGGTCGTCCAGTACCCGGGCCAGCCGGACGCCCTCCTCGCGGACCCCGCCGAGCTCCTCGTCGTGGCCCTCGGGCAGCTCCAGACCCAGCACCTCGACCCGCAGCAGCAGTGCCGCCAGCGGATTGCGCAGCTGGTGCGAGGCGTCGGCGACGAAGGCCTTCTGCTGGTCCAGGGCGAGCACCACGTGGTCGGCCATCTCGTTGAACGAGCGGGCGAGCCGCTGCAGCTCGGGCGGTCCGCCGCCCGGCGCCACCCTGGCGTTCATCCGGCCGGTGGCGATGTCGTGGGTGGCCCGGTCCAGGGTGCGGACCGGGCGCAGCACCCATTCGGTCAGCCGGGCCGCGAGCAGCACGGCGACGATCATCGCGGCGGCCTCCCCGGCCCCGATGACCAGCCACTGGCGCAGGACCCGGGTGCGCAGCGCACCGGTCGGGGAGTCGCTGAGCACCACCGCGACCACGTCGCCGTCGCGGACCACCGGGGTGGCGACGGTGAGCGTCCGGTCCGGGGTCCACGGCCAGACCTGCGGCGGGTTGTGGCTGCGCCGGCCGTCGAGCGCCTCCTGGAAGGCCTGGTCGGCCCAGCCGCTGGCGGGCACCCGCCAGTCGGCCGGGGCCACCGCGATCGGTACGCCGTCGCGCTGGAAGATGCCGATCCGCACCCCGTACAGCTCGTGGTAGCGCACCACCTCGGCGTCCAGCGCGTGGCGGCGGCTGAGGTCGCCGGGGGCGGGCCGGGGGTCGCCCTTGAGCGCCGACTCGAGGCCGGAGACGCCGGAGGTCGGCAGGTCCTGGGCGAACCGGGCGGCGTCGTCCAGGCGGTCGACCACCACCCGGCTCTGTTCGGCGGCCGCGAACGCCGCGGCGAGCGGCATTCCGAGCGCGGCGAGCACACAGAGCATCAGCGCGATCAGGATGCCGAGGAGGCGGGTGCGCACGTGCGGTCAGTGCTCCGCGCGGGCCGGGGGCGGGCTGTCGGCGGCGGGCGCTGGGCATTCCGGGATCAGCCGGTAGCCCACGCCGCGGACGGCCTCGACCAGGCCGGGCAGGGCGAGCTTGGTGCGCAGCGAGCCGATGTGCACCTCCAGGGTGCGGCCGTTGCCCTCCCAGCCGCTGCGCCAGACCTCGCTGAATATCTGCTCGCGGCGGTAGACCACGCCGGGGCTCTGGGCGAGCAGCGCCAGCAGGTCGAACTCCTTGCGGGTGAGCGGCACGTCCCGGCCGTCGACGCTGACCCGGCGGCGCTCGCGGTCGATCACGATGCCGCGGGACTCCAGCGGGCCGCGCTGCTGCGGGACGGCGTCCGGGGCGGGCGCGGTGGCGGCGGCGGGCGCGGCGCCGCGGCGGGCGACGGCGTGGATCCGGGCGAGCAGCTCGCCCATGTCGTAGGGCTTGGTGACGTAGTCGTCGGCGCCCAGGTTGAGGCCGTGGATCCGGGAGCGTATGTCGGCCCGCGCGGTCACCATGATCACCGGTACGCCGCTGCCGGCCCGGATCCGGCTGCAGACCTCGAAGCCGTCCCGGTCGGGCAGCCCGAGGTCGAGCAGGACCACCCGGTACGGCTCGTTGCCGTCCGGCACCAGGGCGTCCAGGGCCTCGTGCCCGCTGCGGGCGTGCCGGACCTGGAAGCCGTGCCGGCCCAGGACCGCGACCAGCGCGGCGGCCACGCGTTCGTCGTCCTCGACGAGCAGCAGTCGCATGGTTCTCTCCTCCTCTCCCGGACGGTTTGCCGGGGGGTGTCCCTCGGTCGCCGTGCGATCGTCACGGCCCCTGCCGGGCAGGTCCCGGTTCTGCGCAGTATGGGCCAGCGGACGTCCGGACGCCAGGCTCGGCCGACGGCCGTCCGCCACCGCCGGGGCTCCGCGATCACGCCCCCGCGACCTCCGGACGCTGTCACTGTGCCCCTGCCGGGCCCAGGTGAACAGCGTCCGCCGGGCGTGTGTCCGGATCGTGATCCTCAAATTCCACTCAGATCGGCTGACGTGGCGCCGTCAGGGCTCCTATGGTCGCCCCACCGAGGGCCGCGGCTCCGCCGGCTGCGGCTCTCGGATTCCTACCACCATTGCCGCCCAAGGGAGTTCGCACCCACGGGCCGACCCGAGGGAGCAGGCCCGATGAGCACGAGCCTCGACCAGGACTCCCGCGCCGACGCCGCTCCCCTGGTGGTCCTGCGCAACGTCAACAAGCACTTCGGTGCGCTGCACGTCCTCCAGGACATCGACCTGGAGATCAAGCAGGGCGAGGTGGTCGTCCTGATCGGCCCCTCCGGCTCCGGCAAGTCCACGCTGTGCCGGACGATCAACCGGCTGGAGACCGTCGACTCCGGCACGATCACCATCGACGGCCGCCCGCTGCCCGCCGAGGGCCGGGAGCTGGCCCGGCTGCGGGCCGAGGTCGGCATGGTCTTCCAGAGCTTCAACCTGTTCGCCCACAAGACCGTGCTGGAGAACGTGGTCCTCGGCCAGGTGAAGGTCCGCGGCATCGCCAAGGACCAGGCCGTGCGGACCGCCGAGGAACTGCTGGAGCGGGTCGGCGTCGGCGCCCAGGCGTCGAAGTACCCGGCCCAGCTGTCCGGCGGCCAGCAGCAGCGCGTCGCGATCGCCCGGGCGCTGGCGATGAACCCCAAGGTGATGCTCTTCGACGAGCCCACCTCGGCACTCGACCCCGAGATGATCAACGAGGTGCTGGAGGTCATGCGCCAGCTGGCCGCCGACGGCATGACGATGGTCGTCGTCACCCACGAGATGGGCTTCGCCCGCTCCGCCGCCAACCGGGTGCTGTTCATGGCGGACGGCCGGATCGTCGAGCAGAACACCCCCGAGGCGTTCTTCACCGCACCGCGCTCCGAGCGCGCCAAGGACTTCCTCTCCAAGATCCTGCACCACTGATCCCCCGGTCCGGACCCCCGGCCGGCGGCGGGCGCCACCGCGCGCCCGACCCTCCCGCCCGCCGGGCCCCCACCCGTACCGCACCCTTCGCCAGAGCCCGGTCGACCCGTGGCCAAGCCCGAGGAGAACTGCCCTCATGAGGACTCGTCGCACCTTCGCCGTCGCGCTCTGCGCCATCGCGCTCACCGCCACCGCCGCCTGCGGCAAGGACGGCACGCCCGGCGCCGCCAACACCTCGTCCGGCGGCAGCGCCGCCCCCGCGCTGCCCACCTACACCGTGAAGACCGACGTCAAGGTCGACTCGGCCGTGCTGGCCGAGGCCAGGAAGCGCGGCCAGCTGATCATCGGCGCCAAGTCCGACCAGCCGTTCCTCGGCTGGGAGGACCTCGCCAGCGGCGACCGCAGCGGCTTCGACATCGAGATCGCCAAGATGGTCGCCGCGGACCTCGGCTTCACCCCGCAGCAGATCAAGTGGCAGACCCTGGTCTCCTCGCAGCGCGAGCCGGCCATCTCCAAGGGCCAGATCGACTTCTACGTCGGCACCTACAGCATCAACGACGAGCGCAAGAAGACCGTCTCCTTCGCCGGCCCGTACTACGTCGCCGGCCAGGACCTGCTGGTGAAGTCCGACAACACCGCGATCACCGGCCCGGACTCGCTCAACGGCAAGAACGTCTGCACCGCCACCGGCTCCACCTCGATCAAGAACATCGAGAAGTACTCGCCGAAGATCACCCAGTTCGACACCTACTCGGCCTGCGTCGAGAAGCTGATGTCGGGCGAGGTGGACGCGGTCACCACGGACGACGCCATCCTCAAGGGCTACGCCTCGAAGTACTCGCCCAAGCTCAAGGTGGTCGGCCAGCCGTTCACCAAGGAGAACTACGGCGTCGGCCTGGGCAAGGACGACAAGGCGCTGCGCGACGCGATCAGCGACGCGCTCAAGGCCCACCAGGACAACGGCGACTGGAAGAAGGCCTACGACGCCACCCTCGGGCTCTCCGGCGCCGCCGCCCCGCAGCCGCCGGCGCTCGACCGCTACTGATCCACCCGGGGCACCGGGCCACCGGGCCACCGCTCCCCTTCATCACCGAACCCTGAGAGGAGGGCCGCCGGATGGGCTTCCTGTTCGAGAACGGCAACTTCGCGCTGTTCCGCGACGGCTTCCTGCAGACGATCGAGCTGAGCGCGCTCAGCGCGCTGCTCGCCCTGCTGCTGGGCACCCTGCTGGCGGCCTTCCGGGTCTCCCCCGTCCCCGTCCTCCGTGCCTTCGGCACCGGCTGGGTGACGATCTTCCGCAACACCCCGCTGACCGTGCTGTTCTTCGCCGTGACCTTCGGCCTGCCGCCGCTCGGGGTGCACTTCAGCCACCTCGTGTTCGCGGTGCTGGCGCTCGGCAGCTACACCGCGGCGTTCGTCTGCGAGGTGCTGCGCTCGGGCATCAACACGGTCCCGATCGGTCAGGCCGAGGCGGCCCGCAGCCTCGGCCTGACCTTCGGCCAGACCCTGACCCAGATCGTCCTGCCGCAGGCGGCCAGGACGGTGCTGGCCCCGATGAGCAGCGTCTTCATCGCGCTGCCGAGGAACTCGGCGATCGCCGGCGCGTTCAGCGTCGGCGAGCTGTACAGCGTCCAGCAGGGCTTCTCCGACGGGGACGGCTACTCGATCTTCGCGATCTTCTTCTGGGTCGCCTGCGCCTACCTGCTGATCAGTGCCGCCGTCGCCCTGCTGTTCCGTTTCCTGGAGTCCCGACTGGCGGTGGCCCGATGAGCAACCTCTTCACCCGCTCCGCGACGGCCAGCGTCCTCTACGACGCCCCCGGGCCGAGGGCGCGCAACCGCAACCGGATCTTCGGGGTGCTCTCGCTGCTCGGCATCGCCGGCCTGGCCTGGTACGTCTTCATCACGCTGAACGACAACGGCCAGTTCGAGGCCGGCCTCTGGGACGCCTTCCAGTACACGACCATCCAGCAGCGGATCGTCGACGGCCTGGTCGCGACCCTGAAGGCCTTCGGGCTGGCGGCGGTGTTCTCGCTGGTGCTGGGCGCGCTGCTGGCGGCCGGGCAGCTCTCCGACCACCGGCCGGTGCGCTGGGTCTGCGTCTCGGTGGTCCAGTTCTTCCGGGCGATGCCCCTGCTGATCCTGATCGTCGCGCTCTACTACGGCTTCTTCGCCAAGGAGCCGATGTGGGCCCTGGTACTCGGCCTCACCCTCTACAACGGCTCGGTCCAGGCCGAGATCATCCGCAGCGGCGTCAACGCGGTGCCGCGCGGCCAGGGCGAGGCGGCGTTCGCGCTCGGCATGCGCAAGACCCAGGTGATGACCACCATCCTGGTCCCGCAGGCGGTCCGCTCGATGCTGCCCACGATGATCGGCCAGCTGGTCGTCACCCTCAAGGACACCTCGCTGGGCGCCATCATCACCTACCACGAGCTGCTCTTCGTGGGGAAGGCCATCGCCACCCAGCCGCTCAACGCCGCGGGCTTCCCCTACATCCCCGTGGTCCTGGTGATCGGCCCCGTGTACATCGCGATGTGCCTCCTGCTCACCGCGCTCGCCCGGTGGATCGAGGCACGTGGCCGACGCGGCGCGAACCGGCGCACTTCAGCTGCTGCTTGACGGACACGCAGGTGAACTGTTGCATTGCTCTTCGTGACACCATCCGGGAGCATCCACGCGGCATATGACGGCAGGCTGACGGCCGGTCCGTGCTCCGAGATCCACGGCGCCCGCCCGGGCCCGGAGGGACCGGCATGGACCCGGTGATCGTGGTCGGGGCCGGGCCGGTCGGCCTGGCCCTGGCCCTCGCCCTGGCCCGGCACGAGGTGCCGACCGTCGTCCTCGACGAGGGCTCCGGCCTCTGCCCCGAGAGCCCGCGCAGCGTCGTCCTCGGCGCCGACACCGCCGCCTTCCTGACCCGGATCGGCTACACCCGGGCGGCCTCCGACGCCGCCCGCTGGGACGCCTTCGCCGTCTGG comes from Streptomyces sp. TLI_053 and encodes:
- the miaB gene encoding tRNA (N6-isopentenyl adenosine(37)-C2)-methylthiotransferase MiaB; this encodes MSGDSGSKSYKVVTYGCQMNVHDSERLSGLLEDAGYVKAGQEGDPDLVVFNTCAVRENADNKLYGNLGQLAPVKTRHKGMQIAVGGCLAQKDRDTIVAKAPWVDVVFGTHNIGHLPALLERAAVERKAQVEILESLETFPSTLPTRRESAYAAWVAISVGCNNTCTFCIVPALRGKEEDRRPGDVLAEIEALVGEGVIEVTLLGQNVNAYGSDLGDREAFSKLLRAAGQIEGLERIRFTSPHPRDFTDDVIAAMAETPNVMHQLHMPLQSGSDRVLKAMRRSYRQDRFLGIIRKVREAMPDAAISTDIIVGFPGETEEDFEETMKVVREARFTNAFTFQYSKRPGTPAAEMDEQVPKAVVQARYDRLIALQEEISWDENKKQVGRVLEILVAEGEGKKDDRTDRLSGRAPDNRLVHFTRPAEPVRPGDTVTVEITYAAPHHLLAEGPTLAVRRTRAGDAWEKRKGAAAAKPAGVMLGLPSIGAPKALPLAAPAGGACCGD
- a CDS encoding TAXI family TRAP transporter solute-binding subunit, translating into MASRTSSRLGTAARRPLWRIVAALVLVLAGLGGWWLSESRSPGYPRGETRLATGVQRGVYDRYGQLLDAQLARAMPGVRLELDNSEGSIDNLRRVTSGRDDFAIATADAVAQYTGPGREKLRAIARLYDDYLQLIVPADSPVRRASDLKGLRVGVGQPLSGVNLVTRRLLAAAGLDPDHDIVQAPLGIGDAADGLRRGEVDAFFWSGGLPTSALTDLSEHVRIRIVPLGDLAESVHKVEGGGTDAYRAATMPKGTYPNAEPQDAVATVAVPNLLITRADVDDDLVQGITRAVIDSRDQIGAQVHAAQLVDLRTAVYTDPLPLHEGAARYYRSVKP
- a CDS encoding HAMP domain-containing sensor histidine kinase produces the protein MRTRLLGILIALMLCVLAALGMPLAAAFAAAEQSRVVVDRLDDAARFAQDLPTSGVSGLESALKGDPRPAPGDLSRRHALDAEVVRYHELYGVRIGIFQRDGVPIAVAPADWRVPASGWADQAFQEALDGRRSHNPPQVWPWTPDRTLTVATPVVRDGDVVAVVLSDSPTGALRTRVLRQWLVIGAGEAAAMIVAVLLAARLTEWVLRPVRTLDRATHDIATGRMNARVAPGGGPPELQRLARSFNEMADHVVLALDQQKAFVADASHQLRNPLAALLLRVEVLGLELPEGHDEELGGVREEGVRLARVLDDLLGLATAEHARPEPEPTDLAVLTLARVDAWRPLAGQRGIELVWEGPALALGLADPIGFGSALDAVVDNALKFGPPGSRVRVLVAVRREEVAVTVSDQGPGLTEEELARAGDRFWRSTRHQNVDGSGLGLSIATTLLQAAGGSLTFGTAVPHGLAVTLAVPRAADKRG
- a CDS encoding response regulator transcription factor — protein: MRLLLVEDDERVAAALVAVLGRHGFQVRHARSGHEALDALVPDGNEPYRVVLLDLGLPDRDGFEVCSRIRAGSGVPVIMVTARADIRSRIHGLNLGADDYVTKPYDMGELLARIHAVARRGAAPAAATAPAPDAVPQQRGPLESRGIVIDRERRRVSVDGRDVPLTRKEFDLLALLAQSPGVVYRREQIFSEVWRSGWEGNGRTLEVHIGSLRTKLALPGLVEAVRGVGYRLIPECPAPAADSPPPARAEH
- a CDS encoding amino acid ABC transporter ATP-binding protein produces the protein MSTSLDQDSRADAAPLVVLRNVNKHFGALHVLQDIDLEIKQGEVVVLIGPSGSGKSTLCRTINRLETVDSGTITIDGRPLPAEGRELARLRAEVGMVFQSFNLFAHKTVLENVVLGQVKVRGIAKDQAVRTAEELLERVGVGAQASKYPAQLSGGQQQRVAIARALAMNPKVMLFDEPTSALDPEMINEVLEVMRQLAADGMTMVVVTHEMGFARSAANRVLFMADGRIVEQNTPEAFFTAPRSERAKDFLSKILHH
- a CDS encoding glutamate ABC transporter substrate-binding protein codes for the protein MRTRRTFAVALCAIALTATAACGKDGTPGAANTSSGGSAAPALPTYTVKTDVKVDSAVLAEARKRGQLIIGAKSDQPFLGWEDLASGDRSGFDIEIAKMVAADLGFTPQQIKWQTLVSSQREPAISKGQIDFYVGTYSINDERKKTVSFAGPYYVAGQDLLVKSDNTAITGPDSLNGKNVCTATGSTSIKNIEKYSPKITQFDTYSACVEKLMSGEVDAVTTDDAILKGYASKYSPKLKVVGQPFTKENYGVGLGKDDKALRDAISDALKAHQDNGDWKKAYDATLGLSGAAAPQPPALDRY
- a CDS encoding amino acid ABC transporter permease, producing MGFLFENGNFALFRDGFLQTIELSALSALLALLLGTLLAAFRVSPVPVLRAFGTGWVTIFRNTPLTVLFFAVTFGLPPLGVHFSHLVFAVLALGSYTAAFVCEVLRSGINTVPIGQAEAARSLGLTFGQTLTQIVLPQAARTVLAPMSSVFIALPRNSAIAGAFSVGELYSVQQGFSDGDGYSIFAIFFWVACAYLLISAAVALLFRFLESRLAVAR
- a CDS encoding amino acid ABC transporter permease, whose product is MSNLFTRSATASVLYDAPGPRARNRNRIFGVLSLLGIAGLAWYVFITLNDNGQFEAGLWDAFQYTTIQQRIVDGLVATLKAFGLAAVFSLVLGALLAAGQLSDHRPVRWVCVSVVQFFRAMPLLILIVALYYGFFAKEPMWALVLGLTLYNGSVQAEIIRSGVNAVPRGQGEAAFALGMRKTQVMTTILVPQAVRSMLPTMIGQLVVTLKDTSLGAIITYHELLFVGKAIATQPLNAAGFPYIPVVLVIGPVYIAMCLLLTALARWIEARGRRGANRRTSAAA